A region of the Oncorhynchus keta strain PuntledgeMale-10-30-2019 unplaced genomic scaffold, Oket_V2 Un_contig_21313_pilon_pilon, whole genome shotgun sequence genome:
gtggcttctttgctgcccttcttgacaccaggccatcttccaaaagtcttcgcctcactgtgcgtgcagatgcagtcacacctgcctgctgccattcctgagcaagctctgtactggtggtgccccgatcccacagctgaatcaactttaggagacggtcctggcgcttgctgaactttcttgggcgccctgaagccttcttcacaacaattgaaccgctctccttgaagttcttgatgatccgataaatggttgatctAGGTTCAATCTTACTGTCAGCAATATCCGTGCCTGTGAAGCACTTTTTTGTGCAAAGcgatgatgacggcacgtgtttccttgcaggtaaccatggttgacagaggaagaacaatgattccaagcaccaccctccttttgaagcttccagtctgttattcgcactcagtcagcatgacagagtgatctccagcctcgATAACACACCCGTGTTAACAGGAGAATCACTGAtaatgatgtcagctggtccttttgtggcagggctgaagtgcagggaaatatttttttttgtgtggattcagttaatttgcatggttaaagagggactttgcaattaatctgatcactcttcataacattctggagtatatgcaaattgccatcacacaaactgaggcagcagactttgtgaaaatgtatatttgtgtcattctcaaaacgtttggccacgactgtacagtcgGACGTATTTAAGTCAAATGTTACCAAAAGTTTGTCTGCCTTTCATTTCACTTTGTGTGCCTCCATTTCGAGAATGTTATTTTTGGTACTTTGAGTTTAATTATTAGACAGACATACAGCTTACTGACCCTAGAGGACGACGACCGGCTGActgaacacacacaaactcacacttGTTTTCGTGTTACATGTGCTACATCTGCCTCATTCTCCATATTATTCTATTCCAGTCGATGACAGTAGAGAACCTTCAAACACTGAGATATTTACTACACACTAAACATTAGATACAAGAAAAAACAAATGACAAACTGAACAACTAAAAAAGCACCCTGAGGAAAAGCAACGctaaaaatgtatgttttaaaatatgtccacagtttcaGCCCCTCTCAGGTTCTCTGACAggttattccagaggctggggtcataataactaaaggtTGTCTCTCAatgcctcttggtcccagactgggggcataataactaaagtttgtctctccatgcctcttggtcctgggctttaggatagttaaaaggctgtctctccatgcctcttggtcccagacTGGGGgtataataactaaaggctgggggcatagtaactaaaggctgggggcatagtaactaaaggctgtctctccatgcctcttggtcctgggctttaggatagttaaaaggctgtctctccatgcctcttggtcccaggctgggggcatagtaactaaaggttgtctctccatgcctctcggTCCTGGGCTTtaggatagttaaaaggctgtctctccatgcctcttggtcccaggctgggggcatagtaactaaaggttgtctctccatgcctctcggTCCTGGGCTTtaggatagttaaaaggctgtctctccatgcctcttggtcccaggctttaggatagttaaaaggccagaggacctgaggggcTTCCTGGGTACATAACTTAAAGCATGTCCTGAACCATGTATTGAGGTGCACCATCGTGGATTGATTCTAAAACCAATAGAATAGAATATTCTTCAAAATGaattctaaaactcacaggcattcagagaccttaaaaccagtgtaatgtgtgtTCTCCTTCTggcttggtcagtacccgtgctgaagcattctgtatgttttgtagatgaccaatgactttcttgggtagaccagacaggagagcattacaggAGTCGAGCCTGCTTGTGATAAaatggatgagtctctctgtatcagcctgcttgtaataaaatggatgagtctctctgtatcagcctgcttgtaataaaatggatgagtctctctgtatcagcctgagagagaaacgGTAGCGCCTTGGCATTGTTCCTCAGGTGGTTAAAAACTATATTGGTCACATTCCTAATCTGTGATTCTAAATTGAGTTCAGAATCTAAAATGACAACTAGTTTTTTTATTATACCTGGTGTTTTATCTTTTTTACCTGGTGAATTAAAATGTGCGTCCAGATTTCctctctgtgctttggctccaacaAGAAGTACCTCGGTGTTGTTTTGACTTAActggaggaagttgtgagccaTCCAACTATTTACATTTAAATATAGCCCATTTATCATCATGAAATATGTGATTATTTATAATGTGATTATTGACAATGTGCTTATTGATCATGTGATTATTGATCATGTGATTATTGATCATGTGATTATTGATCATGTGATTATTGATCATGTGATTATTGATCATGTGATTATTGACAATGTGCTTATTGATCATGTGATTATTGATCATGTGATTATTGATCATGCAATTATGAACgtattaagaaagaaagaaattgacTTTAATGAATTATTCTTATGTGTTGAACTAGCAATATGTGGTTGAGACCCTTTTCTCCCCAGGCATGGTAAGAGAACATGTCGATCACAGTTtcatcccccaaaaaacattgaTCAGATTTGTTTTTGCACAAGCAGAGCTTCAGATTAATTTAGTAGATGCATGCTGAACCGGGGAAGTGTTTAAAACACGTCTTGGCTAAAGGGTAACTTCTGAACAGATAGGTCTTACAATTGTAATAAACCTttacttctccttcttctccttccccgCCCAGCCTACATCCTAGACGGAGTGAATCTGAAGGGTTACTTCGCCTACTCCCTGAACGACCAGAGAGACCCAGGCTTCGGCTTGTACGGTCATGTCCAAGATGAGGAAATCCTCAAAACATCTCTGTCCCAGTATCAGAACATTATCCGGCACAACGGCTTCCCTCTCCAGGGGACACTTACCTCGGCCCCGCAGTGCCCCAGTCAGCCTCTACCCTGCTCGGGGTGTCTGGTCCTGACCAAGAGACCTGTGGTGGGCTTCCTGTCTCTGGTGGGGTCCGCGGTCCTGGTCACCCTTGGGCTGATTATATACTACGCTGCCAAGAGACACAGGGGCCGAGgtacaaatggcaccatattctctaaaatatagggccctggtctaaagtagtgcactataatagggaatagggttccatagggctctggtctatagtagtgcactatatagggaatagggtgccatagggctctcatctaaagtagtgcactatatagggaatagggttccatagggctctggtctatagtagtgcactatatagggaatagggtgccatagggctctcatctaaagtagtgcactatattgggaatagggtgccatttgggatcacGTGGTGATGAAAATTAAGTGTATTTCTGAAGCGTGTGTTATAGGTAGTCCTCCGGGTTCGAGTCACTTGACCTTTAACCCTTCAATGTCTGCTGATCTGAAGGAATCGGGAAAAAGGTAGAAGCAATATGTCAGAATTATCCACCATGTCAGCACTAGATCTCTGACACCTATCCAGTTCCTCGAGATCTGTAAAACAAAGTGGTGAGCTTATTGTACCCATGTGGGGCCACATAACTGGAGCCCTTTAGACGGTTTACGACACTGTGCAGCGAATGAAGTTGATGAATGTAGTTGATTTAGTTGATGTGGTGTGTCTTTGTGTTCATAGAACTGTATGTTCGTTTATTTCCACGTCTTTTTTTATGAAACTCAACCAGCAGCGTTTGTTTCATGTATTTCAGTCTGAAGATAAAGTATTGTTCTTTAAAAAACAAttgtctttttatttatttttttaaatgaacttGTTTGACGTGGTATCATAACGAATTATCTCGTGTAGATTATTTTTCCTACACTCTTTAAATTAATTGAATCTTTGTATTAAACTGTGTGTTTATAATACGTCACACTGTACCAGATAACCTTGATGTctaaaaaacaaaacaactatCGAGTGAAAGCAAGTCTCCCTTTGACCAATAACTCTTAGTCCCCTTTGACCAATAACTCTTAGTCCCCTTTGACCAATAACTCTTTAGTCCCCTTTGACCAATAACTCTTAGTCCCCTTTGACCAATAA
Encoded here:
- the LOC127920996 gene encoding klotho-like, with amino-acid sequence MGDITWIRSPRPNAPVVPWGLRKALNWVEERYAGVAVYVVANGVQEDPARFDDSLRVYYLYSYINEALKAYILDGVNLKGYFAYSLNDQRDPGFGLYGHVQDEEILKTSLSQYQNIIRHNGFPLQGTLTSAPQCPSQPLPCSGCLVLTKRPVVGFLSLVGSAVLVTLGLIIYYAAKRHRGRGTNGTIFSKI